From the Gadus chalcogrammus isolate NIFS_2021 chromosome 15, NIFS_Gcha_1.0, whole genome shotgun sequence genome, one window contains:
- the LOC130404539 gene encoding CSC1-like protein 2 isoform X4, with product MLTAWLLARRRTPTTATTGRRPCPAPLTSTTGIRDDEIREKCGEDAVHYLSFQRHIIGLLVVVGVLSVGIVLPVNFSGNLLENNAYSFGRTTIVNLDADNTLLWLHTTFAFLYLLLTVYSMRRHTSKMHYKEDDLVKRTLFVNGISKYAEEKHIKQHFEQAYENCIVLEARICYNVAMLMSLNSERKKADRSKKFFTDLQNKEHIPTMINPKPCGHLCCCIMKGCEREEAVSYYTNLEAKLREEYRRERDKVNSKPLGMAFVTFQNEAMTAVILKDFNACQCQGCQCRQEPKSSTFSGSLHTNNWTVNYAPDPQNVLWEHLSVGGVTWWVRCFIINCVLFILLFFLTTPAIIISTMDKFNVTKPVEYLNNPIVTQFFPTLLLWSFSALLPTIVYYSAFLEAHWTRSGENRTTMHKCYTFLIFMVLLLPSLGLSSLDVFFRWLFDKSFLAQATVRFECVFLPDNGAFFVNYVIASAFIGNAMDLLRIPGLLLYMIRLCLARSVAERRNVKRHQAFEFQFGAAYAWMMCVFTVVMTYSITCPIIVPFGLMYMLLKHLADRYNMYYAYLPSKLDKKIHSGAVNQVVAAPILCLFWLLFFSTVRTGFTAATSMFTFVVLIITIIICLSHVCFGHFKYLSAHNYKIDAVDGDRVENGIPARAAATSKQTQTYIAQVLQEPNGEEVNSASEDDGQGSSQDEEILNVTNGLHEEFQSGEDSLIENEVRH from the exons ATGCTGACAG CGTGGCTTCTGGCACGACGTCGGACACCTACGACCGCTACGACCGGCCGGCGTCCGTGTCCAGCTCCGTTGACCTCGACCACCGGGATACG GGACGACGAGATCCGGGAGAAGTGTGGGGAGGACGCGGTGCACTACCTCTCCTTCCAGCGCCACATCATAGgcctgttggtggtggtgggggtgctgtCCGTCGGCATCGTCTTACCGGTCAACTTCTCTGGAAACCTACTTG AAAACAATGCCTACAGTTTCGGGCGCACCACTATCGTCAACCTGGACGCAGA TAACACACTGTTGTGGCTGCACACAACCTTCGCCTTCCTCTACCTGTTACTCACGGTGTACAGCATGCGGCGACACACCTCCAAGATGCACTACAAAGAGGACGACCTG GTGAAACGCACTTTATTCGTCAACGGGATCTCCAAGTACGCCGAGGAGAAGCACATAAAGCAGCACTTTGA GCAGGCGTATGAAAACTGCATCGTTCTGGAAGCCCGCATCTGTTACAACGTGGCCATGTTGATGTCCCTCAACtcggaaag GAAGAAGGCCGACAGGAGCAAGAAGTTCTTCACGGACCTGCAGAACAAGGAGCACATCCCCACCATGATCAACCCCAAGCCCTGTGGGCacctgtgctgctgcatcatgAAAGGCTGCGAGCGG gaagAGGCGGTGAGCTACTACACTAACCTGGAGGCCAAGCTCAGGGAGGAGTACAGGCGGGAGCGCGACAAGGTCAACAGCAAACCCCTGGGGATGGCCTTCGTCACCTTCCAGAACGAGGCCATGACcgctgt AATCCTGAAGGACTTCAACGCCTGCCAGTGTCAGGGGTGCCAGTGCCGCCAGGAGCCCAAGTCGTCCACCTTCAGCGGCTCGTTGCACACCAACAACTGGACCGTCAACTACGCCCCCGACCCCCAGAACGTCCTCTG GGAGCATCTGTCAGTGGGCGGGGTCACCTGGTGGGTGCGCTGCTTCATCATCAACTgcgtcctcttcatcctcctcttcttcctcaccaCGCCGGCCATCATCATCTCCACCATGGACAAGTTCAACGTCACCAAGCCCGTCGAGTACCTCAAC AATCCAATCGTCACCCAGTTCTTCCCCACCCTCCTGCTGTGGTCCTTCTCCGCCCTGCTGCCCACCATCGTGTACTACTCGGCCTTCCTGGAGGCCCATTGGACCCG gtccggGGAGAATCGGACCACCATGCACAAGTGTTACACCTTCCTGATCTTCATGGTCCTGCTGCTGCCCTCTCTTGGACTCAGCAG CCTGGATGTGTTCTTCCGCTGGCTGTTCGACAAGAGTTTCTTGGCCCAAGCGACTGTGAGATTCGA GTGCGTGTTCCTCCCCGACAACGGGGCCTTCTTCGTGAACTACGTCATCGCCTCGGCGTTCATCGGAAACGCCATGGACCTGCTCCGGATCCCTGGCCTGCTCCTGTACATGATCCGTCTGTGTCTGGCGCGCTCCGTCGCCGAGCGCAGGAACGTCAAGAGG CACCAGGCCTTTGAGTTCCAGTTCGGCGCGGCCTACGCCTGGATGATGTGCGTCTTCACGGTGGTCATGACCTACAGCATCACCTGCCCCATCATCGTCCCTTTCG GGCTGATGTACATGCTGCTCAAGCACCTGGCGGACAGGTACAATATGTACTACGCCTACCTGCCCTCCAAGCTGGACAAGAAGATCCACTCTGGGGCCGTCAACCAGGTGGTGGCCGCCCCCATCCTCTGTCTGTTCTGGCTGCTCTTCTTCTCCACTGTGCGCACAG GATTCACCGCGGCGACGTCCATGTTCACGTTTGTGGTCCTGATCATCACAATCATCATCTGCCTCTCTCACGTCTGCTTCGGACACTTTAAGTACCTCAGTGCTCACAACTACAAA ATTGATGCCGTTGATGGGGACCGGGTGGAGAACGGGATCCCCGCGAGGGCCGCGGCCACCAGCAAACAAACG cagacGTACATCGCCCAGGTACTGCAGGAACCCAACGGGGAGGAGGTGAACTCAGCCAGCGAGGACGACGGCCAGGGCTCCTCGCAGGACGAGGAGATCCTCAACGTGACCAACGGCCTCCACGAGGAGTTCCAGTCCGGGGAAGACAGCCTGATCGAGAACGAAGTGAGGCACTGA
- the mrpl14 gene encoding 39S ribosomal protein L14, mitochondrial — MALLNRLAKCKYMHLACHALRVDATSFTQHSAFSVSAVSAAIQKMTRVRVVDNSPLGNTPHHRAPRVIHVYTKNGVGKVGDKVLLAIKGQKKKALIVGHKMPGERMTPRFDSNNVVLIEDNGNPTGTRIRVPVPTHLRKLEGDYSKLLAIASRFV; from the exons ATGGCTCTTCTAAACCGCCTCGCAAAATGCAAATACATGCATCTTGCATGTCATGCTCTGCGTGTGGATGCGACGTCGTTTACCCAACACAGTGCATTCAG cGTATCAGCGGTGTCCGCTGCCATACAGAAGATGACCAGAGTACGTGTTGTGGATAACAGTCCGCTTGGCAACACCCCTCACCATCGTGCACCAAGGGTCATCCATGTGTACACCAAGAACGGCGTGGGGAAAGTAGGAGACAAAGTTCTGCTTGCCATTAAAGGACAGAAAAAGAAGGCACTTATTGTTGGACACAAGATGCCCGGGGAACGCATGACGCCACGTTTTGATTCCAATAATGTTGTCCTGATCGAGGACAATGGTAATCCGACCGGGACCAGAATAAGGGTCCCTGTGCCTACACATCTTCGTAAACTGGAGGGAGACTACTCCAAATTGTTGGCAATTGCTAGCAGATTTGTATAG
- the LOC130404539 gene encoding CSC1-like protein 2 isoform X1 has translation MRHALLLAMGIWGAQACTGPGTCPTVPPNITSKDYCYSARIRSTVLQGLPFGGVPTVLALDFMCFLGLLFVFSILRKVAWDYGRLALVTDADRIMAQRDQRYSRLDDHEYVASGTTSDTYDRYDRPASVSSSVDLDHRDTGFCSWLTAIFRIKDDEIREKCGEDAVHYLSFQRHIIGLLVVVGVLSVGIVLPVNFSGNLLENNAYSFGRTTIVNLDADNTLLWLHTTFAFLYLLLTVYSMRRHTSKMHYKEDDLVKRTLFVNGISKYAEEKHIKQHFEQAYENCIVLEARICYNVAMLMSLNSERKKADRSKKFFTDLQNKEHIPTMINPKPCGHLCCCIMKGCEREEAVSYYTNLEAKLREEYRRERDKVNSKPLGMAFVTFQNEAMTAVILKDFNACQCQGCQCRQEPKSSTFSGSLHTNNWTVNYAPDPQNVLWEHLSVGGVTWWVRCFIINCVLFILLFFLTTPAIIISTMDKFNVTKPVEYLNNPIVTQFFPTLLLWSFSALLPTIVYYSAFLEAHWTRSGENRTTMHKCYTFLIFMVLLLPSLGLSSLDVFFRWLFDKSFLAQATVRFECVFLPDNGAFFVNYVIASAFIGNAMDLLRIPGLLLYMIRLCLARSVAERRNVKRHQAFEFQFGAAYAWMMCVFTVVMTYSITCPIIVPFGLMYMLLKHLADRYNMYYAYLPSKLDKKIHSGAVNQVVAAPILCLFWLLFFSTVRTGFTAATSMFTFVVLIITIIICLSHVCFGHFKYLSAHNYKIDAVDGDRVENGIPARAAATSKQTQTYIAQVLQEPNGEEVNSASEDDGQGSSQDEEILNVTNGLHEEFQSGEDSLIENEVRH, from the exons ATGCGTCACGCGTTGCTATTAGCGATGGGCATCTGGGGAGCCCAGGCGTGTACGGGCCCAGGTACCTGTCCCACGGTACCTCCAAACATCACCTCCAAGGATTACTGTTACTCTGCCCGCATCCGGAGCACGGTGCTCCAGGGCCTTCCCTTCGGGGGGGTTCCCACCGTCCTGGCCCTGGACTTCATGTGTTTCCTG GGTCTGTTGTTTGTGTTCTCGATCCTGCGTAAAGTAGCGTGGGACTATGGTCGTCTTGCACTGGTGACCGATGCTGACAG AATCATGGCTCAGAGGGACCAGCGATACAGCCGCCTAGATGACCATGAATA CGTGGCTTCTGGCACGACGTCGGACACCTACGACCGCTACGACCGGCCGGCGTCCGTGTCCAGCTCCGTTGACCTCGACCACCGGGATACG GGCTTTTGCTCCTGGCTTACGGCCATCTTCCGCATCAA GGACGACGAGATCCGGGAGAAGTGTGGGGAGGACGCGGTGCACTACCTCTCCTTCCAGCGCCACATCATAGgcctgttggtggtggtgggggtgctgtCCGTCGGCATCGTCTTACCGGTCAACTTCTCTGGAAACCTACTTG AAAACAATGCCTACAGTTTCGGGCGCACCACTATCGTCAACCTGGACGCAGA TAACACACTGTTGTGGCTGCACACAACCTTCGCCTTCCTCTACCTGTTACTCACGGTGTACAGCATGCGGCGACACACCTCCAAGATGCACTACAAAGAGGACGACCTG GTGAAACGCACTTTATTCGTCAACGGGATCTCCAAGTACGCCGAGGAGAAGCACATAAAGCAGCACTTTGA GCAGGCGTATGAAAACTGCATCGTTCTGGAAGCCCGCATCTGTTACAACGTGGCCATGTTGATGTCCCTCAACtcggaaag GAAGAAGGCCGACAGGAGCAAGAAGTTCTTCACGGACCTGCAGAACAAGGAGCACATCCCCACCATGATCAACCCCAAGCCCTGTGGGCacctgtgctgctgcatcatgAAAGGCTGCGAGCGG gaagAGGCGGTGAGCTACTACACTAACCTGGAGGCCAAGCTCAGGGAGGAGTACAGGCGGGAGCGCGACAAGGTCAACAGCAAACCCCTGGGGATGGCCTTCGTCACCTTCCAGAACGAGGCCATGACcgctgt AATCCTGAAGGACTTCAACGCCTGCCAGTGTCAGGGGTGCCAGTGCCGCCAGGAGCCCAAGTCGTCCACCTTCAGCGGCTCGTTGCACACCAACAACTGGACCGTCAACTACGCCCCCGACCCCCAGAACGTCCTCTG GGAGCATCTGTCAGTGGGCGGGGTCACCTGGTGGGTGCGCTGCTTCATCATCAACTgcgtcctcttcatcctcctcttcttcctcaccaCGCCGGCCATCATCATCTCCACCATGGACAAGTTCAACGTCACCAAGCCCGTCGAGTACCTCAAC AATCCAATCGTCACCCAGTTCTTCCCCACCCTCCTGCTGTGGTCCTTCTCCGCCCTGCTGCCCACCATCGTGTACTACTCGGCCTTCCTGGAGGCCCATTGGACCCG gtccggGGAGAATCGGACCACCATGCACAAGTGTTACACCTTCCTGATCTTCATGGTCCTGCTGCTGCCCTCTCTTGGACTCAGCAG CCTGGATGTGTTCTTCCGCTGGCTGTTCGACAAGAGTTTCTTGGCCCAAGCGACTGTGAGATTCGA GTGCGTGTTCCTCCCCGACAACGGGGCCTTCTTCGTGAACTACGTCATCGCCTCGGCGTTCATCGGAAACGCCATGGACCTGCTCCGGATCCCTGGCCTGCTCCTGTACATGATCCGTCTGTGTCTGGCGCGCTCCGTCGCCGAGCGCAGGAACGTCAAGAGG CACCAGGCCTTTGAGTTCCAGTTCGGCGCGGCCTACGCCTGGATGATGTGCGTCTTCACGGTGGTCATGACCTACAGCATCACCTGCCCCATCATCGTCCCTTTCG GGCTGATGTACATGCTGCTCAAGCACCTGGCGGACAGGTACAATATGTACTACGCCTACCTGCCCTCCAAGCTGGACAAGAAGATCCACTCTGGGGCCGTCAACCAGGTGGTGGCCGCCCCCATCCTCTGTCTGTTCTGGCTGCTCTTCTTCTCCACTGTGCGCACAG GATTCACCGCGGCGACGTCCATGTTCACGTTTGTGGTCCTGATCATCACAATCATCATCTGCCTCTCTCACGTCTGCTTCGGACACTTTAAGTACCTCAGTGCTCACAACTACAAA ATTGATGCCGTTGATGGGGACCGGGTGGAGAACGGGATCCCCGCGAGGGCCGCGGCCACCAGCAAACAAACG cagacGTACATCGCCCAGGTACTGCAGGAACCCAACGGGGAGGAGGTGAACTCAGCCAGCGAGGACGACGGCCAGGGCTCCTCGCAGGACGAGGAGATCCTCAACGTGACCAACGGCCTCCACGAGGAGTTCCAGTCCGGGGAAGACAGCCTGATCGAGAACGAAGTGAGGCACTGA
- the LOC130404539 gene encoding CSC1-like protein 2 isoform X3, translating to MTMNTWLLARRRTPTTATTGRRPCPAPLTSTTGIRDDEIREKCGEDAVHYLSFQRHIIGLLVVVGVLSVGIVLPVNFSGNLLENNAYSFGRTTIVNLDADNTLLWLHTTFAFLYLLLTVYSMRRHTSKMHYKEDDLVKRTLFVNGISKYAEEKHIKQHFEQAYENCIVLEARICYNVAMLMSLNSERKKADRSKKFFTDLQNKEHIPTMINPKPCGHLCCCIMKGCEREEAVSYYTNLEAKLREEYRRERDKVNSKPLGMAFVTFQNEAMTAVILKDFNACQCQGCQCRQEPKSSTFSGSLHTNNWTVNYAPDPQNVLWEHLSVGGVTWWVRCFIINCVLFILLFFLTTPAIIISTMDKFNVTKPVEYLNNPIVTQFFPTLLLWSFSALLPTIVYYSAFLEAHWTRSGENRTTMHKCYTFLIFMVLLLPSLGLSSLDVFFRWLFDKSFLAQATVRFECVFLPDNGAFFVNYVIASAFIGNAMDLLRIPGLLLYMIRLCLARSVAERRNVKRHQAFEFQFGAAYAWMMCVFTVVMTYSITCPIIVPFGLMYMLLKHLADRYNMYYAYLPSKLDKKIHSGAVNQVVAAPILCLFWLLFFSTVRTGFTAATSMFTFVVLIITIIICLSHVCFGHFKYLSAHNYKIDAVDGDRVENGIPARAAATSKQTQTYIAQVLQEPNGEEVNSASEDDGQGSSQDEEILNVTNGLHEEFQSGEDSLIENEVRH from the exons ATGACCATGAATA CGTGGCTTCTGGCACGACGTCGGACACCTACGACCGCTACGACCGGCCGGCGTCCGTGTCCAGCTCCGTTGACCTCGACCACCGGGATACG GGACGACGAGATCCGGGAGAAGTGTGGGGAGGACGCGGTGCACTACCTCTCCTTCCAGCGCCACATCATAGgcctgttggtggtggtgggggtgctgtCCGTCGGCATCGTCTTACCGGTCAACTTCTCTGGAAACCTACTTG AAAACAATGCCTACAGTTTCGGGCGCACCACTATCGTCAACCTGGACGCAGA TAACACACTGTTGTGGCTGCACACAACCTTCGCCTTCCTCTACCTGTTACTCACGGTGTACAGCATGCGGCGACACACCTCCAAGATGCACTACAAAGAGGACGACCTG GTGAAACGCACTTTATTCGTCAACGGGATCTCCAAGTACGCCGAGGAGAAGCACATAAAGCAGCACTTTGA GCAGGCGTATGAAAACTGCATCGTTCTGGAAGCCCGCATCTGTTACAACGTGGCCATGTTGATGTCCCTCAACtcggaaag GAAGAAGGCCGACAGGAGCAAGAAGTTCTTCACGGACCTGCAGAACAAGGAGCACATCCCCACCATGATCAACCCCAAGCCCTGTGGGCacctgtgctgctgcatcatgAAAGGCTGCGAGCGG gaagAGGCGGTGAGCTACTACACTAACCTGGAGGCCAAGCTCAGGGAGGAGTACAGGCGGGAGCGCGACAAGGTCAACAGCAAACCCCTGGGGATGGCCTTCGTCACCTTCCAGAACGAGGCCATGACcgctgt AATCCTGAAGGACTTCAACGCCTGCCAGTGTCAGGGGTGCCAGTGCCGCCAGGAGCCCAAGTCGTCCACCTTCAGCGGCTCGTTGCACACCAACAACTGGACCGTCAACTACGCCCCCGACCCCCAGAACGTCCTCTG GGAGCATCTGTCAGTGGGCGGGGTCACCTGGTGGGTGCGCTGCTTCATCATCAACTgcgtcctcttcatcctcctcttcttcctcaccaCGCCGGCCATCATCATCTCCACCATGGACAAGTTCAACGTCACCAAGCCCGTCGAGTACCTCAAC AATCCAATCGTCACCCAGTTCTTCCCCACCCTCCTGCTGTGGTCCTTCTCCGCCCTGCTGCCCACCATCGTGTACTACTCGGCCTTCCTGGAGGCCCATTGGACCCG gtccggGGAGAATCGGACCACCATGCACAAGTGTTACACCTTCCTGATCTTCATGGTCCTGCTGCTGCCCTCTCTTGGACTCAGCAG CCTGGATGTGTTCTTCCGCTGGCTGTTCGACAAGAGTTTCTTGGCCCAAGCGACTGTGAGATTCGA GTGCGTGTTCCTCCCCGACAACGGGGCCTTCTTCGTGAACTACGTCATCGCCTCGGCGTTCATCGGAAACGCCATGGACCTGCTCCGGATCCCTGGCCTGCTCCTGTACATGATCCGTCTGTGTCTGGCGCGCTCCGTCGCCGAGCGCAGGAACGTCAAGAGG CACCAGGCCTTTGAGTTCCAGTTCGGCGCGGCCTACGCCTGGATGATGTGCGTCTTCACGGTGGTCATGACCTACAGCATCACCTGCCCCATCATCGTCCCTTTCG GGCTGATGTACATGCTGCTCAAGCACCTGGCGGACAGGTACAATATGTACTACGCCTACCTGCCCTCCAAGCTGGACAAGAAGATCCACTCTGGGGCCGTCAACCAGGTGGTGGCCGCCCCCATCCTCTGTCTGTTCTGGCTGCTCTTCTTCTCCACTGTGCGCACAG GATTCACCGCGGCGACGTCCATGTTCACGTTTGTGGTCCTGATCATCACAATCATCATCTGCCTCTCTCACGTCTGCTTCGGACACTTTAAGTACCTCAGTGCTCACAACTACAAA ATTGATGCCGTTGATGGGGACCGGGTGGAGAACGGGATCCCCGCGAGGGCCGCGGCCACCAGCAAACAAACG cagacGTACATCGCCCAGGTACTGCAGGAACCCAACGGGGAGGAGGTGAACTCAGCCAGCGAGGACGACGGCCAGGGCTCCTCGCAGGACGAGGAGATCCTCAACGTGACCAACGGCCTCCACGAGGAGTTCCAGTCCGGGGAAGACAGCCTGATCGAGAACGAAGTGAGGCACTGA
- the LOC130404539 gene encoding CSC1-like protein 2 isoform X2: MRHALLLAMGIWGAQACTGPGTCPTVPPNITSKDYCYSARIRSTVLQGLPFGGVPTVLALDFMCFLGLLFVFSILRKVAWDYGRLALVTDADSVASGTTSDTYDRYDRPASVSSSVDLDHRDTGFCSWLTAIFRIKDDEIREKCGEDAVHYLSFQRHIIGLLVVVGVLSVGIVLPVNFSGNLLENNAYSFGRTTIVNLDADNTLLWLHTTFAFLYLLLTVYSMRRHTSKMHYKEDDLVKRTLFVNGISKYAEEKHIKQHFEQAYENCIVLEARICYNVAMLMSLNSERKKADRSKKFFTDLQNKEHIPTMINPKPCGHLCCCIMKGCEREEAVSYYTNLEAKLREEYRRERDKVNSKPLGMAFVTFQNEAMTAVILKDFNACQCQGCQCRQEPKSSTFSGSLHTNNWTVNYAPDPQNVLWEHLSVGGVTWWVRCFIINCVLFILLFFLTTPAIIISTMDKFNVTKPVEYLNNPIVTQFFPTLLLWSFSALLPTIVYYSAFLEAHWTRSGENRTTMHKCYTFLIFMVLLLPSLGLSSLDVFFRWLFDKSFLAQATVRFECVFLPDNGAFFVNYVIASAFIGNAMDLLRIPGLLLYMIRLCLARSVAERRNVKRHQAFEFQFGAAYAWMMCVFTVVMTYSITCPIIVPFGLMYMLLKHLADRYNMYYAYLPSKLDKKIHSGAVNQVVAAPILCLFWLLFFSTVRTGFTAATSMFTFVVLIITIIICLSHVCFGHFKYLSAHNYKIDAVDGDRVENGIPARAAATSKQTQTYIAQVLQEPNGEEVNSASEDDGQGSSQDEEILNVTNGLHEEFQSGEDSLIENEVRH, encoded by the exons ATGCGTCACGCGTTGCTATTAGCGATGGGCATCTGGGGAGCCCAGGCGTGTACGGGCCCAGGTACCTGTCCCACGGTACCTCCAAACATCACCTCCAAGGATTACTGTTACTCTGCCCGCATCCGGAGCACGGTGCTCCAGGGCCTTCCCTTCGGGGGGGTTCCCACCGTCCTGGCCCTGGACTTCATGTGTTTCCTG GGTCTGTTGTTTGTGTTCTCGATCCTGCGTAAAGTAGCGTGGGACTATGGTCGTCTTGCACTGGTGACCGATGCTGACAG CGTGGCTTCTGGCACGACGTCGGACACCTACGACCGCTACGACCGGCCGGCGTCCGTGTCCAGCTCCGTTGACCTCGACCACCGGGATACG GGCTTTTGCTCCTGGCTTACGGCCATCTTCCGCATCAA GGACGACGAGATCCGGGAGAAGTGTGGGGAGGACGCGGTGCACTACCTCTCCTTCCAGCGCCACATCATAGgcctgttggtggtggtgggggtgctgtCCGTCGGCATCGTCTTACCGGTCAACTTCTCTGGAAACCTACTTG AAAACAATGCCTACAGTTTCGGGCGCACCACTATCGTCAACCTGGACGCAGA TAACACACTGTTGTGGCTGCACACAACCTTCGCCTTCCTCTACCTGTTACTCACGGTGTACAGCATGCGGCGACACACCTCCAAGATGCACTACAAAGAGGACGACCTG GTGAAACGCACTTTATTCGTCAACGGGATCTCCAAGTACGCCGAGGAGAAGCACATAAAGCAGCACTTTGA GCAGGCGTATGAAAACTGCATCGTTCTGGAAGCCCGCATCTGTTACAACGTGGCCATGTTGATGTCCCTCAACtcggaaag GAAGAAGGCCGACAGGAGCAAGAAGTTCTTCACGGACCTGCAGAACAAGGAGCACATCCCCACCATGATCAACCCCAAGCCCTGTGGGCacctgtgctgctgcatcatgAAAGGCTGCGAGCGG gaagAGGCGGTGAGCTACTACACTAACCTGGAGGCCAAGCTCAGGGAGGAGTACAGGCGGGAGCGCGACAAGGTCAACAGCAAACCCCTGGGGATGGCCTTCGTCACCTTCCAGAACGAGGCCATGACcgctgt AATCCTGAAGGACTTCAACGCCTGCCAGTGTCAGGGGTGCCAGTGCCGCCAGGAGCCCAAGTCGTCCACCTTCAGCGGCTCGTTGCACACCAACAACTGGACCGTCAACTACGCCCCCGACCCCCAGAACGTCCTCTG GGAGCATCTGTCAGTGGGCGGGGTCACCTGGTGGGTGCGCTGCTTCATCATCAACTgcgtcctcttcatcctcctcttcttcctcaccaCGCCGGCCATCATCATCTCCACCATGGACAAGTTCAACGTCACCAAGCCCGTCGAGTACCTCAAC AATCCAATCGTCACCCAGTTCTTCCCCACCCTCCTGCTGTGGTCCTTCTCCGCCCTGCTGCCCACCATCGTGTACTACTCGGCCTTCCTGGAGGCCCATTGGACCCG gtccggGGAGAATCGGACCACCATGCACAAGTGTTACACCTTCCTGATCTTCATGGTCCTGCTGCTGCCCTCTCTTGGACTCAGCAG CCTGGATGTGTTCTTCCGCTGGCTGTTCGACAAGAGTTTCTTGGCCCAAGCGACTGTGAGATTCGA GTGCGTGTTCCTCCCCGACAACGGGGCCTTCTTCGTGAACTACGTCATCGCCTCGGCGTTCATCGGAAACGCCATGGACCTGCTCCGGATCCCTGGCCTGCTCCTGTACATGATCCGTCTGTGTCTGGCGCGCTCCGTCGCCGAGCGCAGGAACGTCAAGAGG CACCAGGCCTTTGAGTTCCAGTTCGGCGCGGCCTACGCCTGGATGATGTGCGTCTTCACGGTGGTCATGACCTACAGCATCACCTGCCCCATCATCGTCCCTTTCG GGCTGATGTACATGCTGCTCAAGCACCTGGCGGACAGGTACAATATGTACTACGCCTACCTGCCCTCCAAGCTGGACAAGAAGATCCACTCTGGGGCCGTCAACCAGGTGGTGGCCGCCCCCATCCTCTGTCTGTTCTGGCTGCTCTTCTTCTCCACTGTGCGCACAG GATTCACCGCGGCGACGTCCATGTTCACGTTTGTGGTCCTGATCATCACAATCATCATCTGCCTCTCTCACGTCTGCTTCGGACACTTTAAGTACCTCAGTGCTCACAACTACAAA ATTGATGCCGTTGATGGGGACCGGGTGGAGAACGGGATCCCCGCGAGGGCCGCGGCCACCAGCAAACAAACG cagacGTACATCGCCCAGGTACTGCAGGAACCCAACGGGGAGGAGGTGAACTCAGCCAGCGAGGACGACGGCCAGGGCTCCTCGCAGGACGAGGAGATCCTCAACGTGACCAACGGCCTCCACGAGGAGTTCCAGTCCGGGGAAGACAGCCTGATCGAGAACGAAGTGAGGCACTGA
- the LOC130404544 gene encoding zinc transporter ZIP9 yields MEGVIAILCLSVAMFFGCLVIGWIPLLIKLSDRSLQIVAILGAGLLCGTSLAIIIPEGTDLLQDTWKASETALVQNNSSGTTLVSFANRIPSRFYIGLSLVFGFIFMFVVDQLSLYFSTTTRGSGCMPNNSGITASLGLVIHSAADGVALGAAVASPDMAVQVIVFVAVIMHKAPAAFGMVSFLIHMGVNKRLIQGHLLAFSAAAPIFAICTYFILTAVGGSTQSRLTATGVGMLFSGGTFLYVATVHVLPEVSSGQGHHLSPGDLQHLTEAVAEPRGPMGLLESLTFIGGAAIPVLLALGLQDD; encoded by the exons ATGGAGGGGGTAATCGCTATCTTATGTTTATCGGTTGCCATGTTTTTTGGATGTTTAGTAATCGGCTGGATTCCACTCTTAATCAAACTTTCTGAT CGAAGCCTACAAATTGTCGCGATCCTGGGAGCAGGTCTCCTGTGCGGGACATCTCTGGCGATCATCATCCCGGAGGGAACCGACCTTCTCCAAGATACATGGAAAG CCTCTGAAACCGCACTTGTTCAAAACAACAGCAGTGGGACGACGTTGGTGTCGTTTGCCAACAGGATCCCCTCTCGGTTCTACATCGGCTTATCTCTAGTGTTCGGTTTCATCTTCATGTTTGTGGTGGATCAGCTTAGCCTCTACTTCTCCACAACGACGCGCG GTTCAGGATGCATGCCCAACAACAGCGGCATCACTGCATCCTTGGGGCTAGTGATCCATAGTGCAG CCGATGGCGTGGCGCTGGGGGCGGCGGTGGCCTCTCCCGACATGGCGGTGCAGGTCATAGTGTTCGTGGCTGTCATCATGCACAAG GCCCCGGCGGCGTTTGGCATGGTCTCCTTCTTGATCCACATGGGGGTGAACAAGAGGCTGATACAGGGTCACCTGCTGGCCTTTTCGGCCGCTGCTCCTATTTTTGCCATCTGTACCTACTTCATCTTGACCGCG GTGGGTGGTTCTACCCAGAGCCGACTCACTGCTACGGGCGTGGGCATGCTGTTCTCAGGCGGGACCTTTCTGTACGTGGCCACCGTACACGTTCTCCCCGAGGTCAGCTCGGGCCAGGGACACCACCTGTCGCCCGGGGACCTCCAGCACCTGACGGAGGCTGTCGCTGAACCCAGGGGGCCGATGGGTCTCTTGGAGAGTCTGACCTTTATCGGTGGAGCAGCCATTCCTGTTCTGCTGGCGCTCGGGCTGCAGGACGACTGA